From Streptomonospora salina, the proteins below share one genomic window:
- the ybaK gene encoding Cys-tRNA(Pro) deacylase: MGSGQTPATAAAQRDGIDYRLHPYDAGGAAPRDGASYGEEAAAALGIGPDRMFKTLVAEVDGRLVVGVVPVAGGLDLKALAAAAGGKRAAMADPADAERATGYVVGGISPLGRRKRLPAVVDSSAAGYDTVFVSAGRRGLQMELAPADLLRGAGAETAPIAAP; this comes from the coding sequence ATGGGCTCCGGGCAGACTCCGGCCACGGCCGCGGCGCAGCGCGACGGGATCGACTACCGGCTGCACCCCTACGACGCCGGCGGGGCGGCCCCACGGGACGGCGCGTCCTACGGCGAGGAGGCTGCCGCGGCCCTGGGGATCGGCCCCGACCGGATGTTCAAAACCCTGGTGGCCGAGGTCGACGGCCGCCTGGTCGTGGGTGTGGTGCCGGTCGCGGGCGGGCTCGACCTCAAGGCGCTGGCGGCGGCCGCCGGCGGCAAGCGTGCCGCCATGGCCGATCCCGCCGACGCTGAACGGGCCACCGGCTATGTGGTGGGGGGTATAAGCCCGTTGGGCCGGCGCAAGCGGCTGCCCGCCGTCGTCGACTCCTCGGCGGCCGGCTACGACACCGTGTTCGTCTCGGCGGGGCGCCGGGGCCTGCAGATGGAGCTGGCGCCGGCCGACCTCCTGCGCGGCGCCGGCGCCGAGACCGCACCCATCGCCGCCCCCTGA
- a CDS encoding TIGR04222 domain-containing membrane protein, which produces MVAGIVSAATLGYLTVAACYIATRLAYARIRRGGPRLPPVGPDELDPFDLAMLAGGRQRMGEVALAELYLSGRAVARGRGLVSRPQQAEQQQSRLSPTPFARLLDARLDPSRSVAAVRLVRLAAGADPATGVLWRLRRLGLFVAPERLARVTLPRTAAWGLHTLIGAAGVIAGGGAVLWATIPAGQRLHAVPLVIAAVLIVYPALVYAGARALGAMQGAVAVAAAATAAALPVLPSPREPAALLALLAGWWLLHGLYRGTGGTLGPRTAAGDALLTEAGAEAGDAGSAASALRSTSLLGFRALRRGRRGREPLPPEHAEFAAVCSFAAACGAGVGRPDRGLGGNFGCDGGTGDWRREGSAAAAVRRRPGRGPEAAA; this is translated from the coding sequence ATGGTCGCCGGAATCGTGTCGGCCGCGACACTGGGCTACCTGACCGTCGCCGCCTGCTACATCGCCACCCGGCTGGCGTATGCGCGCATCCGCCGCGGCGGCCCGCGGCTCCCGCCCGTAGGTCCCGACGAGCTCGACCCCTTCGACCTGGCCATGCTCGCCGGCGGCCGCCAGCGCATGGGCGAGGTCGCACTCGCCGAGCTGTACCTGAGCGGGCGCGCGGTCGCGCGGGGCCGAGGGCTGGTCTCCCGCCCCCAGCAGGCCGAACAGCAGCAGTCCCGGCTCTCCCCGACGCCGTTCGCCCGGCTGCTGGACGCCCGCTTGGACCCGTCCCGATCCGTGGCCGCCGTGCGGCTGGTGCGCCTGGCCGCCGGCGCCGATCCGGCGACCGGCGTGCTGTGGCGGCTGCGCCGACTGGGCCTGTTCGTCGCGCCGGAGCGACTGGCCCGGGTCACGCTGCCGCGCACCGCCGCGTGGGGCCTGCACACGCTCATCGGCGCCGCAGGGGTGATCGCGGGCGGGGGCGCGGTGCTGTGGGCGACGATCCCCGCGGGGCAGCGCCTGCACGCGGTGCCGCTGGTGATCGCGGCCGTGCTGATCGTCTACCCGGCGCTGGTCTACGCCGGCGCCCGGGCACTGGGCGCAATGCAGGGAGCGGTCGCCGTCGCGGCGGCGGCGACCGCCGCCGCGCTCCCCGTTCTGCCGTCGCCCCGGGAACCGGCGGCCCTCCTGGCGCTGCTGGCGGGCTGGTGGCTGCTGCACGGTCTCTACCGGGGCACCGGCGGCACGCTGGGGCCGCGCACGGCGGCCGGCGACGCGCTGCTCACGGAGGCCGGCGCGGAGGCCGGAGACGCCGGTTCCGCGGCGTCGGCGCTGCGGTCGACGTCCCTGCTGGGGTTCCGCGCTCTGCGGCGCGGACGGCGCGGACGCGAACCGCTGCCGCCGGAGCACGCCGAGTTCGCCGCGGTGTGCTCCTTCGCCGCCGCGTGCGGCGCCGGGGTGGGCCGCCCCGACCGCGGACTGGGCGGCAACTTCGGCTGTGACGGCGGCACCGGCGACTGGCGCCGCGAGGGCTCCGCGGCGGCGGCCGTGCGGCGGCGCCCGGGACGCGGTCCCGAAGCCGCCGCGTGA
- a CDS encoding PadR family transcriptional regulator gives MPFPPGPFPGPFGGGEGRRRRGGTRARRGDVRTGILLLLAEEPRSGYEIIREGRERSGNAWRPSPGSVYPMLQQLEDEALVRQAANAGAGRRRPFELTDEGREYVEGNAADLTPPWDAVSEESEDSQARYGEISSLAYQLATAAAQVAQAGTDDQVERAKRLLAESKRGLYRILAEDDGDTEDAGGNGADGPDPT, from the coding sequence ATGCCGTTCCCGCCCGGCCCCTTCCCGGGACCGTTCGGCGGCGGTGAAGGGCGCCGGCGCCGCGGGGGGACGCGGGCCCGCCGGGGCGACGTCCGCACCGGGATCCTGCTGCTCCTGGCGGAGGAGCCGCGCAGCGGCTACGAGATTATCCGCGAAGGGCGCGAGCGCAGCGGAAACGCCTGGCGCCCGAGTCCGGGGTCGGTCTATCCGATGCTGCAGCAGCTGGAGGACGAAGCGCTCGTGCGCCAGGCGGCGAACGCCGGAGCCGGCCGGCGCCGGCCCTTCGAGCTGACCGACGAGGGGCGGGAGTACGTCGAGGGCAACGCCGCCGACCTCACCCCGCCCTGGGACGCCGTGTCCGAAGAGTCCGAGGACTCCCAGGCCCGTTACGGAGAGATCAGCTCGCTGGCCTACCAGTTGGCCACGGCCGCCGCCCAGGTCGCCCAGGCCGGGACCGACGATCAGGTCGAGCGCGCCAAGCGCCTGCTGGCCGAGAGCAAGCGCGGCCTTTACCGCATCCTCGCCGAGGACGACGGCGATACCGAGGACGCCGGCGGGAACGGAGCCGACGGGCCGGATCCGACGTAG
- a CDS encoding endonuclease/exonuclease/phosphatase family protein, which translates to MPRTRPRTLLTFAAALACALATAPTAIAAPAGSGGGHGGSGRHGTETVRFATFNASLNRAEEGALIADLSDPGDAQAQAAAEVVQRARPDVLLVNEFDYDEQGRAAELFQRNYLSRPQSGADPIRYRYRYSAPSNTGVASGSDLNDDGRTVTRPGADGYGDDAFGFGAFPGQYGMVLYSRHPIDRDAVRTFQTFRWADMPGAMLPTDPGTGEDYYSAQELRKLRLSSKSHWDVPVRIGAGRPVHLLASHPTPPSFDGPEGRNVARNHDENRFFADYVSPSDSGYIYDDDGRRGGLRPGSRFVIAGDLNADPYDGDGHPRATRQLLQAHRVDERVRPTSEGAVRAADEQGGANAEHSGDPALDTADFGEPSPGNLRVDYVLPSRGLPASDGGVFWPEPGRPGSGAAAQASDHRLVWLDVRRHG; encoded by the coding sequence ATGCCCCGCACCCGACCCCGGACGCTGCTCACCTTCGCGGCGGCGCTGGCCTGCGCACTGGCCACCGCCCCCACCGCCATCGCCGCCCCGGCCGGCTCCGGCGGCGGACACGGCGGCTCCGGACGCCACGGCACCGAAACCGTGCGCTTCGCGACGTTCAACGCCTCGCTGAACAGAGCCGAAGAGGGCGCGCTGATCGCGGACCTGTCCGATCCCGGCGACGCGCAGGCGCAGGCCGCTGCCGAGGTCGTCCAGCGCGCCCGCCCCGACGTCCTGCTGGTCAACGAGTTCGACTACGACGAACAGGGCCGTGCCGCCGAACTGTTCCAGCGCAACTACCTCTCGCGCCCCCAGAGCGGCGCCGACCCCATCCGCTACCGGTACCGCTACAGCGCGCCCAGCAACACCGGCGTGGCTTCCGGATCCGACCTGAACGACGACGGCCGCACGGTCACCCGGCCCGGCGCCGACGGCTACGGCGACGACGCCTTCGGATTCGGCGCGTTCCCCGGCCAGTACGGGATGGTCCTCTATTCGCGCCATCCGATCGACCGCGACGCCGTGCGCACGTTCCAGACCTTCCGCTGGGCCGACATGCCCGGCGCGATGCTGCCCACCGACCCCGGGACCGGCGAGGACTACTACTCCGCGCAGGAGCTCCGGAAGCTGCGGCTGTCCTCCAAGAGCCACTGGGACGTGCCGGTCCGGATCGGCGCCGGCAGGCCCGTGCACCTGCTGGCGTCCCACCCCACGCCGCCGAGCTTCGACGGCCCCGAGGGGCGCAACGTCGCGCGCAACCACGACGAGAACCGGTTCTTCGCCGACTACGTGTCCCCGAGCGACAGCGGCTACATCTACGACGACGACGGACGGCGCGGCGGCCTGCGCCCCGGCTCCCGGTTCGTGATCGCCGGGGACCTCAACGCCGACCCCTACGACGGCGACGGCCATCCGCGCGCCACCCGGCAGCTGCTTCAGGCCCACCGCGTCGACGAAAGGGTGCGGCCCACAAGCGAGGGCGCGGTGCGGGCCGCCGACGAGCAGGGCGGCGCCAACGCCGAGCACTCCGGCGACCCCGCGCTGGACACCGCCGACTTCGGCGAGCCCTCTCCGGGCAACCTGCGCGTGGACTACGTGCTGCCGTCCCGTGGGCTGCCGGCCTCCGACGGCGGCGTGTTCTGGCCGGAGCCGGGGCGCCCCGGCTCCGGGGCCGCCGCGCAGGCCTCCGACCACCGCCTGGTCTGGCTCGACGTACGCCGCCACGGCTGA
- a CDS encoding DNA polymerase ligase N-terminal domain-containing protein: MDRSADSGAAPGDARDSALSRYRRRRDFARTAEPDGSTGDGGREGGPLFVVQRHIARSEHYDLRLEVDGVLKSWAVPKGPSTDPDDKRLAVPTEDHPLDYAGFEGTIPADDYGGGTVLVWDTGTYANTTGRSMAEGLAHGHVSFELNGEKLTGRFALHRFRPGGADEQGQWLLVKEHDSAAGSGSGPVSTRPESVRTGRGIGEVADEEGRTVEGRPRDGDRR, translated from the coding sequence ATGGACCGGTCCGCCGACTCCGGAGCCGCGCCGGGCGACGCGCGGGACTCGGCTCTCTCGCGGTACCGGCGCCGGCGCGACTTCGCCCGTACCGCCGAGCCCGACGGCTCCACCGGCGACGGCGGCCGCGAGGGCGGCCCGCTGTTCGTCGTCCAGCGCCACATCGCCCGGAGCGAGCACTACGACCTGCGCCTTGAGGTCGACGGGGTGCTCAAGTCCTGGGCCGTGCCCAAGGGCCCGTCCACCGATCCCGACGACAAGCGCCTGGCGGTGCCCACCGAGGACCACCCGCTCGACTACGCCGGGTTCGAGGGCACCATCCCCGCCGACGACTACGGCGGCGGCACGGTGCTGGTCTGGGACACCGGCACTTACGCCAACACCACCGGGAGGAGTATGGCGGAGGGGTTGGCGCACGGCCACGTCTCGTTCGAGCTGAACGGCGAGAAGCTGACCGGCCGCTTCGCGCTTCACCGGTTCCGCCCGGGCGGTGCGGACGAGCAGGGGCAGTGGCTGCTGGTCAAGGAGCACGACTCCGCGGCCGGGTCCGGCAGCGGCCCCGTATCCACGCGGCCGGAGTCGGTGCGCACCGGCCGCGGGATCGGCGAGGTGGCCGACGAGGAGGGCCGTACGGTCGAGGGCCGCCCGCGCGATGGGGACCGACGATGA
- the ligD gene encoding non-homologous end-joining DNA ligase: MSADAVALRAGSRTVELGKPDKELFGGGGVTKRELAEHYRAVAPVMLPHVRDRPLALHRFPDGIFADGGSAGFFQKRLPAHAPDWVGGVEVHREQGGSITMAVCDDTAGLLWLADQAVVTLHPWLSRTGDLERPDRVVVDLDPAGDDFALAREAARDVRAGLEEAGLVPFVMTTGSRGLHVVAPIRPQRQFDTVRAFARRLADRVARRRPDAYTTEFRTDKRRGRLFLDVLRNAYAQHAVAPYSVRALPGAPVAVPVAWEELDGLGSAREWTVRTLGGRLERMKEAGGDPWQGMARRARSPHTAAERWERAQRRSR; the protein is encoded by the coding sequence ATGAGCGCGGACGCGGTGGCGCTGCGGGCGGGTTCGCGCACCGTCGAACTCGGCAAACCCGACAAGGAGCTGTTCGGAGGCGGCGGTGTCACCAAGCGGGAGCTCGCCGAGCACTACCGCGCCGTCGCGCCGGTCATGCTGCCGCACGTGCGCGACCGGCCGCTGGCACTGCACCGCTTCCCCGACGGGATCTTCGCCGACGGCGGCAGTGCGGGGTTCTTCCAGAAGCGGCTGCCCGCCCACGCCCCCGACTGGGTCGGCGGGGTCGAGGTGCACCGCGAACAGGGCGGCTCCATCACCATGGCGGTCTGCGACGACACCGCGGGCCTGCTCTGGCTGGCCGACCAGGCTGTGGTCACCCTGCACCCGTGGCTGAGCCGCACCGGCGACCTGGAGCGCCCCGACCGCGTCGTCGTCGACCTCGACCCGGCGGGAGACGATTTCGCCCTGGCGCGGGAGGCGGCCCGCGACGTCCGCGCCGGTCTGGAGGAGGCCGGGTTGGTCCCGTTCGTGATGACGACGGGATCGCGCGGGCTGCATGTGGTCGCGCCGATCCGGCCGCAGCGGCAGTTCGACACGGTGCGCGCGTTCGCCCGCCGCCTGGCCGACCGCGTGGCCCGGCGCCGCCCCGACGCCTACACGACCGAGTTCCGCACGGACAAGCGCCGCGGACGACTGTTTTTGGACGTGCTCCGCAACGCCTACGCGCAGCACGCCGTGGCGCCCTACTCCGTGCGGGCCCTGCCGGGAGCGCCGGTGGCCGTGCCCGTGGCCTGGGAGGAGTTGGACGGGCTCGGCTCGGCGCGGGAGTGGACGGTGCGCACGCTCGGCGGGCGGCTGGAGCGCATGAAGGAGGCCGGCGGCGACCCGTGGCAGGGCATGGCCCGCCGCGCCCGCTCCCCGCACACGGCGGCGGAGCGCTGGGAGCGGGCACAGCGGCGCTCCCGGTGA
- a CDS encoding AMP-dependent synthetase/ligase, which produces MSTADPTPVELPVQGGLADTLFARAGRFPDRPMLSRQEGGRWQDMSAAEVRDEVVALAKGLVARGVRAGDRVGLLSGNRYEWTLLDYAVWTAGAVSVPIYPSSSAEQAALILVDSGCVACVVDDTDHAAMVEELRASPDGPEALEAVWCFDTGALDELRAAGADVADSTVEERRAGVGHDDPATIVYTSGTTGTPKGCVLTHRNFLAEIQAVELSLPTMFEPEPDGTPPATLLFLPLAHVFGRMVQVGVIHSGARLGHTAGVASLIDDLGTFRPTFLLAVPYVFEKIHASARKRTGGLSRRIFDAATATAVAYSEAVDAGGPGPVLRLRRAVMDRLVYRKLTAALGGRCKRVISGGGALDARLLHFYRGIGLDVYEGYGLTETTAAVMANTPGRVRPGTVGGPLPGVEVRLADDGEILVRGAPVFTRYWNRPQATEDAFVDGWFATGDLGEIDDDGYVSVTGRKKEILVTAGGKNVAPVPAEERVCAHPLVEQCMLLGDGRSFVVALITLDPDELARWKRDNGYAADAPHGGPDSDPALRAEVQKAVDGANAAVSRAESVRAFRILPESFSVEDETLTPTLKLRRARIADRYSDAVEEMYAKR; this is translated from the coding sequence ATGAGTACTGCCGACCCCACACCGGTCGAACTCCCCGTGCAGGGCGGGCTCGCCGACACGCTCTTCGCGCGCGCCGGACGCTTCCCCGACCGCCCCATGCTCAGCCGCCAGGAAGGCGGACGCTGGCAGGACATGTCCGCCGCCGAGGTCCGCGACGAGGTCGTGGCCCTGGCCAAGGGCCTCGTCGCCCGAGGCGTGCGGGCGGGCGACCGGGTGGGGCTGCTGTCGGGCAACCGCTACGAGTGGACGCTGCTGGACTACGCCGTCTGGACCGCCGGCGCCGTCTCGGTGCCGATCTACCCCTCCTCCTCGGCCGAGCAGGCCGCGCTGATCCTCGTCGACTCCGGATGCGTCGCCTGCGTCGTCGACGACACCGACCACGCCGCCATGGTCGAGGAACTGCGTGCGTCCCCGGACGGCCCCGAGGCGCTGGAAGCGGTGTGGTGCTTCGACACCGGCGCCCTCGACGAGCTGCGTGCCGCCGGCGCCGACGTCGCCGACAGCACGGTGGAGGAGCGGCGCGCCGGTGTCGGCCACGACGATCCGGCCACCATCGTCTACACATCCGGCACGACCGGAACCCCCAAGGGCTGCGTGCTCACCCATCGCAACTTCCTCGCCGAGATCCAGGCGGTGGAGCTGTCGCTGCCCACGATGTTCGAGCCCGAGCCCGACGGCACACCGCCGGCGACGCTGCTCTTCCTGCCGCTGGCCCACGTGTTCGGGCGCATGGTCCAGGTCGGAGTCATCCACTCCGGCGCCCGTCTGGGCCACACCGCCGGCGTCGCCTCGCTCATCGACGACCTGGGCACCTTCCGTCCGACGTTCCTGCTCGCCGTGCCCTACGTGTTCGAGAAGATCCACGCGAGCGCGCGCAAACGCACCGGCGGGCTGAGTCGGCGCATCTTCGACGCCGCCACCGCGACCGCGGTGGCCTACAGCGAGGCCGTCGACGCCGGCGGGCCCGGGCCGGTGCTGCGCCTGCGCCGGGCCGTCATGGACCGGCTGGTCTACCGCAAGCTGACCGCGGCGCTGGGCGGCCGCTGCAAGCGCGTCATCTCCGGGGGCGGAGCCCTGGACGCACGCCTGCTGCACTTCTACCGCGGCATCGGCCTGGACGTCTACGAGGGCTACGGCCTGACCGAGACCACGGCCGCGGTGATGGCCAACACTCCCGGGCGGGTCCGGCCCGGAACCGTCGGCGGACCGCTGCCCGGCGTCGAGGTGCGCCTGGCCGACGACGGCGAGATCCTCGTCCGCGGCGCCCCGGTCTTCACCCGCTACTGGAACCGGCCCCAGGCCACCGAGGACGCGTTCGTCGACGGCTGGTTCGCCACCGGCGACCTCGGCGAGATCGACGACGACGGCTACGTCAGCGTCACCGGCCGCAAGAAGGAGATCCTGGTGACAGCCGGTGGCAAGAACGTCGCGCCGGTACCGGCCGAAGAGCGTGTCTGCGCCCACCCGCTCGTGGAGCAGTGCATGCTCCTGGGCGACGGCCGCTCCTTCGTGGTCGCCCTGATCACCCTGGATCCCGACGAGCTCGCCCGGTGGAAGCGGGACAACGGTTACGCCGCCGACGCGCCGCACGGCGGCCCCGACTCCGACCCGGCGCTGCGCGCCGAGGTGCAGAAGGCCGTCGACGGCGCCAACGCCGCGGTTTCGCGGGCGGAGTCCGTGCGCGCGTTCCGTATCCTGCCGGAGTCGTTCAGCGTCGAGGACGAGACGCTGACTCCGACACTGAAACTGCGCCGCGCGCGCATCGCCGACCGCTACAGCGACGCCGTCGAGGAGATGTACGCCAAGCGGTGA
- a CDS encoding PaaI family thioesterase: protein MTVDAKPVAELPDPRDFGFSVVPEEEIPAELVSLVEEVRSLVDAVAHTKAGAEELTAAREAVAAASDRLKGERHGVGTMIQQSWPDGRVEYGTLTNIVAGPTNAAAPPLRMEAAPEGGLRGEAVLNGTYQGPPGLVHGGWVAALLDQALGSAASAAGMPGLTANLDVNYRNPTPLDAPLEITARVSGTERRKVFVSGEIRHDGQVTAEGTALMVRMNLPGDGGA from the coding sequence ATGACGGTCGACGCGAAGCCGGTTGCCGAACTCCCCGACCCTCGCGACTTCGGGTTCTCGGTGGTGCCCGAGGAGGAGATCCCCGCGGAGCTGGTGTCCCTCGTCGAGGAGGTGCGCTCCCTGGTCGACGCCGTCGCCCACACCAAAGCCGGCGCCGAAGAACTCACCGCGGCCCGCGAGGCCGTCGCCGCAGCGAGCGACCGCCTGAAGGGCGAGCGGCACGGCGTCGGCACCATGATCCAGCAGTCCTGGCCCGACGGCCGGGTCGAATACGGCACCCTCACCAACATCGTCGCCGGACCGACCAACGCCGCGGCGCCCCCGCTGCGGATGGAGGCGGCGCCCGAAGGCGGGCTGCGCGGCGAGGCCGTGCTGAACGGCACGTACCAGGGACCGCCGGGGCTGGTGCACGGCGGCTGGGTCGCCGCTCTGCTCGACCAGGCACTGGGCTCGGCGGCGAGCGCCGCGGGCATGCCCGGCCTCACGGCCAACCTGGACGTGAACTACCGCAACCCCACGCCGCTGGACGCGCCCCTGGAGATCACCGCCCGTGTCAGCGGAACCGAGCGGCGCAAGGTCTTCGTGTCCGGCGAGATCCGGCACGACGGCCAGGTCACCGCCGAGGGGACCGCGCTCATGGTCCGCATGAACCTTCCCGGGGACGGGGGCGCGTAG
- a CDS encoding GNAT family N-acetyltransferase produces the protein MRTIDLAESREDRAAVFVIRGAVFVAEQQVPVAEEWDSRDLGADHLLARIDGVPAGTGRLVVEGGRGVLGRLAVLPEARGTGTGAALVGAVEERARKLGSVEMELHAQTRALGLYERLGYTARGEEFLDAGIRHRDMRRRLD, from the coding sequence GTGCGCACGATCGATCTCGCGGAGAGCCGTGAAGACCGCGCCGCCGTGTTCGTGATCCGCGGCGCCGTCTTCGTCGCCGAGCAGCAGGTCCCCGTCGCCGAGGAGTGGGATTCCCGCGACCTCGGCGCCGACCATCTGCTGGCCCGGATCGACGGTGTGCCCGCGGGTACCGGCCGGCTCGTCGTCGAGGGCGGTCGGGGCGTCCTGGGGCGTTTGGCCGTGCTGCCCGAGGCCCGCGGAACGGGGACGGGCGCCGCCCTGGTCGGCGCCGTGGAGGAGCGGGCGCGCAAGCTGGGATCGGTCGAGATGGAGCTGCACGCCCAGACCCGCGCCCTGGGTCTCTACGAGCGCCTCGGCTACACCGCCCGGGGCGAGGAGTTCCTGGACGCCGGGATCCGGCACCGGGACATGCGCAGGCGGCTGGACTGA